One genomic window of uncultured Campylobacter sp. includes the following:
- a CDS encoding DUF3137 domain-containing protein, with protein MDRAIEELAKKQQQCKIKFLKPLILLLCIAVFSVGWFIHGLIQNEYSSAVLMSAMIPIIAVSCVWGIYDDSIAKWEYNAFYKDAFIRAIISDIDPTFRYEPQSGIDEEELRKTGIYPSNEFVAEDQIDGVYKGVKFSLSEAIKIYETRESMELVRLSQRAKSDLSATFLLSAIALWNAWRLGEYVQAFSGSVLVCEFYKKFKGRTIIADRSPGTKFLGDQELMDDVIFGKEFRVFASDKIEARYLLTPSFMERLGALKLKLAPKIALSAAFMDGKFYLFLNGAKNRFEAALFSPRTTSKDAERIKAEVLQLLGIIDELRLNEELFGGASESGEPANSPPPGGEELQRLRDKGLSSRDR; from the coding sequence ATGGACAGAGCGATAGAAGAACTGGCAAAAAAGCAGCAGCAGTGCAAGATAAAATTTCTAAAACCGCTGATTTTATTGCTATGCATCGCGGTTTTTTCCGTCGGCTGGTTTATCCACGGCTTGATCCAAAACGAATACTCCTCCGCCGTGCTGATGTCCGCGATGATCCCGATAATTGCGGTAAGCTGCGTATGGGGGATTTATGATGATTCCATCGCTAAGTGGGAGTACAACGCCTTTTACAAAGACGCCTTCATCCGTGCTATCATTTCAGATATCGATCCCACCTTTAGATACGAGCCGCAAAGCGGCATAGACGAAGAAGAGCTCCGCAAAACGGGCATCTATCCGAGCAATGAATTCGTAGCCGAGGATCAGATAGACGGCGTGTATAAAGGGGTGAAATTTAGCCTAAGCGAAGCGATAAAAATCTATGAAACGCGCGAGTCTATGGAGCTTGTAAGGCTATCTCAAAGGGCTAAAAGCGATCTTTCCGCAACTTTTTTGCTGTCGGCGATCGCGCTTTGGAACGCTTGGAGGCTCGGCGAATACGTGCAGGCCTTTAGCGGCTCTGTTTTGGTGTGCGAGTTTTATAAGAAATTTAAGGGGCGGACCATCATCGCGGATCGCTCGCCGGGCACTAAATTTTTAGGCGATCAAGAGCTGATGGACGACGTGATTTTCGGCAAGGAATTTCGCGTGTTCGCAAGCGATAAGATCGAGGCGCGGTATCTTTTGACGCCTAGCTTTATGGAGCGTCTCGGGGCTTTGAAGCTTAAGCTTGCGCCCAAGATCGCTCTTAGCGCGGCGTTTATGGACGGAAAATTTTATCTATTTTTAAACGGCGCGAAAAACCGCTTCGAAGCCGCGCTGTTTTCGCCGCGCACTACGTCAAAAGACGCCGAGCGGATAAAGGCCGAGGTTTTGCAGCTTCTGGGTATCATTGACGAGCTGCGTTTGAATGAGGAGCTTTTTGGCGGCGCAAGCGAGAGCGGCGAGCCCGCAAATAGCCCGCCACCAGGCGGCGAAGAGCTGCAGAGATTGCGCGATAAAGGCTTGAGTTCGCGCGACCGCTAG